From one Blastocatellia bacterium genomic stretch:
- a CDS encoding FAD-binding oxidoreductase: protein MSAFDVVIIGGGIVGSSIAYHLAEAGCTNVVIIERNERQEMGSTGKSAGGVRAQFATPINIQMSRYSIDCFAHFEDLTGHTADYRPHGYLFMATSEKHLAALRANRQQQVAQGLTNVQMVSPDDIRQMIPQLRSDDILGGSFCPTDGFVDPYSVLRGFSVRARERGVQIWLSTEVTGVELEHGRVSSVMTTQGRVWTRTVVNAAGAWAAQVAQWVGLDIPVQPLRRQIVNTQPFELLPRPLPMVIDMSNGFHFRREGEGILLAWPDPDETYGFKTAFDPAFIEKILLRAVNRVPCLADAQVNPRRCWAGLYEVTPDHHPIIGPVPGVEGFYLANGFSGHGVMHSPATGRIVSDIILHGETSLVDVSILSVERFTTGQLIKETAVL, encoded by the coding sequence ATGTCAGCATTTGATGTTGTCATCATCGGCGGTGGGATTGTTGGATCGAGCATTGCCTATCATCTGGCCGAGGCAGGCTGCACGAATGTCGTCATCATCGAGCGCAACGAACGGCAAGAAATGGGCTCAACAGGTAAGAGCGCCGGCGGCGTCCGTGCTCAGTTTGCTACGCCGATCAACATCCAGATGTCGCGTTATTCGATTGACTGCTTCGCCCACTTTGAAGACCTGACCGGTCACACCGCCGATTACAGGCCGCATGGCTATCTGTTCATGGCAACCAGTGAGAAACATCTGGCTGCGCTGCGCGCCAATCGCCAGCAGCAGGTGGCTCAAGGCCTCACCAATGTGCAGATGGTCTCGCCCGATGACATCAGACAGATGATTCCCCAGCTACGAAGCGATGACATTCTCGGCGGCAGCTTCTGCCCAACGGATGGATTTGTTGATCCATATAGCGTGTTGCGGGGGTTTTCTGTTCGCGCACGTGAACGCGGCGTTCAAATATGGCTGAGCACCGAAGTGACCGGCGTGGAGCTGGAGCACGGGCGTGTCTCAAGCGTGATGACCACGCAGGGACGTGTGTGGACGCGCACCGTGGTGAATGCGGCTGGCGCGTGGGCCGCTCAAGTGGCGCAATGGGTTGGCCTGGACATTCCCGTTCAACCACTACGTCGCCAGATTGTCAACACACAGCCGTTTGAGCTATTGCCCCGGCCGTTACCGATGGTGATTGACATGTCCAACGGCTTTCATTTTCGCCGTGAAGGTGAGGGCATTTTGTTGGCATGGCCTGATCCAGATGAAACGTACGGCTTCAAGACCGCCTTCGATCCAGCGTTCATTGAGAAGATTTTGCTTCGTGCAGTGAATCGGGTGCCGTGCTTGGCTGATGCGCAAGTCAATCCGCGTCGTTGCTGGGCTGGTCTTTACGAAGTCACTCCCGATCATCATCCGATCATCGGGCCAGTGCCCGGCGTGGAAGGATTTTATCTCGCCAATGGATTCAGCGGACATGGCGTGATGCACTCGCCCGCCACAGGCAGGATCGTGTCCGACATCATTCTCCACGGAGAGACCTCGTTGGTTGATGTGTCCATCCTCAGCGTTGAACGATTCACCACCGGTCAATTGATCAAGGAGACCGCCGTCCTCTGA
- a CDS encoding long-chain-fatty-acid--CoA ligase — MKETIPDLLRLRAQTTPDKTFLYFHDLEVSYGQLHELTNRVARGLLELGVNKGDKVCVMLTNRPEFVYLFLATPKLGAVLVPINVLLKAEEVQYIVNNSDATTMVTESKFLPLIEAIRPVCPQLKQIVVVGDDAPAGMLSFTELLAAPPDELDVPISPDDEMGIIYTSGTTGKPKGVVLTQGNYYINSWQGAMVSGMNADERAMCILPLFHVNGQVVTILMPMQGGGSMILTEGFSPKTFFENLARYRATTFSGVPTVYSILLNLPDADQYDLSSLRMCICGAAPMPVEVFTRFEEKFHAKIIEGYGLSEGTCASTINPVEGKRKIGSIGLPFPGQELAIVDDNGQPLPAGQVGEIIIRGRNVMKGYYKNPEATAQTIRNGWLYTGDLGYYDEEGYFYIVGRKKEMIIRGGVNIYPQEIEQVLYQHPKVKEAAVIGLPDPIWGEEVGACLILKEGETWDAADVIAYCQSRLADFKCPRRVFFVDSFPRTATGKIQKHLLSESVLKS, encoded by the coding sequence ATGAAAGAGACAATTCCTGACCTACTCCGACTGCGCGCCCAAACCACGCCGGATAAGACGTTCCTCTATTTCCATGACCTGGAGGTCTCTTATGGCCAGTTGCATGAGCTGACCAATCGCGTTGCCCGCGGGTTGCTCGAGCTGGGAGTCAACAAAGGCGATAAGGTTTGCGTCATGCTAACGAACCGGCCCGAATTTGTCTACCTGTTTTTGGCGACTCCGAAGTTGGGAGCCGTGCTTGTCCCGATCAATGTGTTGTTGAAGGCCGAAGAGGTGCAGTATATCGTCAATAACTCCGATGCAACCACGATGGTGACCGAAAGCAAATTCCTACCATTGATCGAGGCGATTCGGCCTGTCTGTCCACAGCTCAAGCAAATTGTCGTTGTCGGCGACGACGCGCCGGCCGGGATGCTCTCGTTCACCGAGTTGCTGGCTGCGCCCCCCGATGAGCTGGATGTGCCGATCAGTCCCGACGATGAGATGGGTATCATTTACACCTCGGGAACCACCGGCAAGCCCAAAGGCGTGGTGCTCACACAGGGAAATTACTACATCAATAGCTGGCAAGGCGCGATGGTATCGGGCATGAATGCTGATGAGCGCGCCATGTGTATTCTGCCGTTGTTTCACGTCAACGGGCAGGTCGTCACCATTCTCATGCCGATGCAAGGCGGCGGCAGCATGATCCTGACCGAAGGGTTTTCGCCCAAAACGTTTTTTGAAAATCTGGCGCGCTATCGCGCCACCACATTCAGCGGCGTGCCGACCGTCTATTCAATTTTGTTGAATTTGCCTGATGCTGACCAATACGATTTGAGTAGCCTGCGGATGTGTATCTGCGGCGCTGCCCCCATGCCGGTGGAGGTGTTCACCCGGTTTGAGGAGAAATTCCACGCTAAAATCATCGAAGGGTACGGCCTGTCTGAAGGAACGTGCGCAAGCACGATCAATCCGGTTGAAGGCAAACGCAAGATCGGTTCAATTGGATTGCCATTTCCGGGCCAGGAGCTCGCCATCGTGGACGACAACGGCCAACCGTTGCCAGCCGGTCAGGTGGGCGAGATCATCATTCGTGGGCGCAACGTGATGAAAGGCTACTACAAGAATCCCGAAGCAACAGCGCAAACGATTCGCAATGGATGGCTCTACACAGGCGATCTCGGTTACTACGATGAAGAAGGCTATTTCTACATCGTCGGGCGCAAGAAGGAGATGATTATTCGCGGCGGCGTCAATATCTATCCGCAGGAAATCGAACAGGTGCTCTACCAACACCCCAAGGTGAAAGAAGCGGCCGTCATCGGCCTGCCTGATCCGATCTGGGGTGAGGAAGTGGGCGCCTGCCTGATTTTGAAAGAGGGTGAAACATGGGATGCCGCGGACGTGATCGCCTATTGCCAGAGCCGACTGGCCGACTTCAAATGTCCACGCCGAGTCTTCTTTGTTGATTCATTCCCTCGAACGGCCACGGGCAAAATTCAGAAACATCTCCTCAGCGAGAGCGTACTGAAGTCATGA
- a CDS encoding STAS domain-containing protein translates to MLTMMERTIDDVTILDLSGSIRLGEEEATLREKVKSLLAAGRTKILLNLEQVDYIDSSGIGALVYSFTTARTHGGHLKLLNLSQRVHDVLTLTKLLSVFEEFKDEDEAVKSFA, encoded by the coding sequence ATGTTGACGATGATGGAACGTACGATTGATGATGTGACGATTCTGGATTTGAGTGGTTCAATTCGGCTAGGAGAAGAGGAAGCCACCTTACGCGAGAAGGTGAAAAGCTTGCTGGCCGCCGGACGAACGAAAATTTTGCTGAATCTGGAGCAGGTAGACTACATTGATAGCTCCGGCATTGGGGCGCTGGTGTACAGCTTCACCACCGCGCGCACGCATGGCGGCCACCTCAAGCTGCTCAATCTGAGTCAGCGCGTTCACGACGTGCTGACGCTCACCAAATTGCTATCGGTATTTGAAGAGTTCAAAGATGAAGACGAGGCGGTCAAAAGTTTTGCATGA
- a CDS encoding sigma-70 family RNA polymerase sigma factor codes for MNHQWSFEQYEPSLPIQRFIEQQVSKLERSLRRLAPDSASLQGRVAKPKRKRLYEVTLKLTWPESSIEVAEKGREVRALLRTGFKALDQLLKRYQPPSLTERANQARAQCDDQTKPLPIEQLIDRHLPFLTGYVRRAMEHFQATGELDAEAVPSEAIIDETVMRAMGDYQANPPTSAVEDWLARLADEVFKQRIEQEQQRREAATQEEQPVEQRLSRVSPQQKGSAVEDEMYIWYQPDEKLHWEDIVPDPHVPSPEEIVARRQFQQEIEQVIATLPKRWRDVFVLHTIEDFTLEQVCLVTGQSLEEVQRDYQAARDFLRRQLARAEWTTTPSVQRAVAS; via the coding sequence ATGAACCATCAGTGGAGCTTCGAGCAGTATGAGCCATCGTTGCCCATTCAGCGGTTCATTGAGCAACAGGTGAGCAAGCTGGAGCGTTCATTGAGGCGATTGGCTCCTGATAGCGCATCGTTGCAGGGCCGTGTGGCCAAACCGAAACGCAAGCGATTGTACGAAGTGACGCTGAAGCTAACATGGCCGGAGTCATCAATCGAAGTGGCGGAGAAGGGACGTGAGGTGAGAGCATTGCTGCGAACTGGCTTTAAGGCGCTCGACCAGTTATTGAAGCGATACCAGCCGCCATCATTGACAGAGAGAGCTAATCAAGCCCGTGCTCAATGTGATGACCAAACAAAACCGCTGCCCATCGAGCAGCTCATTGATCGGCACCTACCCTTCTTAACTGGATATGTCCGTCGGGCGATGGAGCATTTCCAGGCAACCGGCGAGTTAGATGCCGAGGCCGTGCCGAGTGAAGCTATCATAGATGAAACCGTCATGCGCGCGATGGGCGATTACCAGGCGAATCCGCCAACGTCGGCGGTTGAAGATTGGCTGGCCAGACTCGCCGATGAGGTGTTCAAACAGCGCATTGAGCAGGAACAGCAACGGCGAGAAGCAGCAACGCAGGAAGAACAACCTGTCGAACAACGATTGTCCCGCGTTTCACCGCAACAGAAAGGGTCAGCCGTTGAAGACGAGATGTACATTTGGTATCAACCCGATGAGAAGTTGCACTGGGAAGACATCGTGCCTGATCCTCACGTCCCCTCGCCGGAAGAGATTGTGGCTCGACGGCAATTTCAGCAGGAGATCGAGCAGGTCATTGCCACACTGCCCAAACGCTGGCGCGATGTCTTTGTTTTACACACCATCGAAGATTTCACGCTCGAACAGGTGTGTTTGGTCACGGGCCAGTCTCTGGAAGAAGTGCAACGCGACTACCAAGCAGCCCGAGATTTTCTGCGTCGGCAGCTTGCGCGAGCTGAATGGACAACGACGCCTTCAGTTCAACGCGCAGTAGCCAGTTAA
- a CDS encoding M1 family aminopeptidase — translation MKQPEHRMLVLTLILLILASLAPLRHQAQQKGDADVVDVLHYQIDAEITPEESLLTGKAVVTLKLLTNTRSVVLEMNGSLVISKIVNEQNKPLDFLQDRLDKMDVRIDLGETLSAGKDMKLTFEYKGVLKTPEGGPVADRRLAAVGTDGSYLFYAARWFPFHKYAADLATYQINLTVPEGLSVAGYTQSPTAPKPVKKGKLMHTLTSNEPVMPGSLAVANYITRTVSPAGGLTLEFFAKPGDENRIDRFAQAIGKMLEVYSARFGPYAFGSRMQVAEIDDESLDYYVGPGTLFLSQRVFSEQIPFDLGRLAREVAYQWWGQAVALKTFDDAWLSQGLAQYSSLLFRQETLSAIEAEQAVSETMERALTFESAASIARAPSELYDLGPNYIGVVYYKGAFVFHMMRHLLGDDKFFTLLKKYYQTYRGKNASIRDFESLATQVAGRPMRSFFGQWVDSTGVPEFRLEYVILRTRAGNFKVRGTLRQNFDLFDQPVDLLLRAESGNKRQTIALKGTEATFEMTSESPPVEVVVDPDNKILRISETIRLNVIVRRGIEHFRNRQYPEAEQEFRAAIELDPQSSWAHYNLGLLYFEQRNCLKALDSFNDAINNNRKPSWVVVWSHIYRGNCYDANEERERAVAEYQKALDTGDNYNDAQQVAQQYMSKPFKYQ, via the coding sequence ATGAAACAGCCTGAGCATCGCATGCTAGTTTTGACGCTGATCCTGCTCATCCTTGCTAGCCTCGCCCCGCTTCGCCATCAAGCTCAACAAAAGGGTGACGCTGACGTGGTTGACGTGCTCCATTATCAGATTGACGCAGAAATCACCCCCGAAGAATCCCTCCTGACGGGCAAGGCGGTGGTGACGTTGAAGCTGTTGACGAACACTCGATCAGTGGTGCTGGAAATGAACGGCTCGTTGGTCATTTCAAAAATCGTCAACGAGCAAAACAAGCCGCTCGACTTTTTGCAGGACCGACTCGACAAGATGGACGTCCGCATTGATCTGGGCGAAACACTCAGCGCCGGCAAGGACATGAAGTTGACGTTTGAGTATAAAGGTGTGCTGAAGACGCCTGAAGGAGGCCCAGTAGCGGACCGGCGATTGGCGGCTGTTGGCACAGATGGTTCCTATTTATTTTATGCGGCTCGTTGGTTTCCATTTCACAAATACGCTGCTGATCTGGCTACTTATCAGATCAACTTGACTGTGCCGGAAGGACTCTCGGTGGCCGGTTATACGCAATCGCCGACGGCGCCCAAACCGGTCAAAAAAGGCAAATTGATGCACACGTTGACCAGCAACGAACCGGTGATGCCCGGTTCGCTGGCTGTGGCCAATTACATCACTCGCACGGTCTCCCCGGCAGGCGGCTTGACGCTGGAGTTCTTCGCCAAACCAGGCGACGAAAACCGCATTGACCGCTTCGCTCAAGCGATCGGTAAAATGCTGGAAGTGTATAGCGCGCGCTTCGGTCCCTACGCGTTTGGCTCGCGCATGCAGGTGGCCGAAATTGACGATGAATCACTTGACTACTATGTGGGGCCGGGCACGCTGTTTCTCTCTCAGCGCGTGTTCAGCGAGCAAATTCCTTTTGATCTGGGGCGGCTGGCGCGTGAAGTCGCCTATCAGTGGTGGGGGCAGGCCGTCGCCCTGAAGACATTTGACGACGCTTGGTTATCGCAAGGACTCGCCCAGTACAGCTCGCTACTGTTTCGCCAAGAAACGCTCAGCGCGATTGAAGCTGAACAAGCTGTCAGCGAAACGATGGAACGGGCGCTGACGTTCGAATCTGCTGCCTCGATTGCGCGCGCGCCATCCGAGCTGTATGACTTGGGACCCAACTACATCGGCGTCGTCTACTACAAGGGTGCATTCGTTTTCCACATGATGCGCCACCTGCTCGGCGACGACAAATTCTTCACGCTCTTGAAAAAGTATTACCAAACCTACCGCGGCAAAAACGCTTCGATTCGCGACTTTGAATCGCTGGCCACGCAGGTCGCCGGTCGCCCGATGCGCAGCTTTTTTGGTCAATGGGTTGATTCGACGGGGGTGCCGGAGTTTCGCCTTGAATATGTGATCTTGCGCACGCGCGCTGGCAATTTTAAGGTGCGTGGGACACTCAGACAAAACTTCGACCTGTTTGATCAGCCGGTTGACTTGCTGCTGCGCGCCGAAAGTGGAAACAAAAGGCAGACCATCGCACTGAAGGGCACGGAAGCGACGTTCGAGATGACGTCTGAGTCGCCGCCGGTGGAAGTCGTGGTTGATCCAGATAACAAAATCCTACGCATCTCTGAGACTATCCGCCTGAACGTCATAGTCCGGCGCGGCATTGAGCATTTTCGCAATCGCCAGTACCCCGAAGCCGAGCAAGAATTCCGTGCGGCGATTGAACTGGACCCGCAAAGCTCATGGGCGCACTATAACCTCGGCCTGCTCTACTTTGAACAGCGGAACTGCCTGAAAGCGCTCGATTCGTTCAACGACGCGATCAACAATAACCGGAAACCTTCGTGGGTGGTCGTCTGGAGCCATATTTATCGAGGCAACTGTTACGACGCCAATGAAGAACGTGAACGCGCCGTAGCCGAATATCAGAAGGCACTTGACACCGGTGACAATTATAACGACGCGCAACAAGTCGCTCAGCAATACATGAGCAAACCGTTCAAGTATCAGTAA
- a CDS encoding hydantoinase B/oxoprolinase family protein: MRPSNHRSSKRRALTDQDRQPDPVELEIFKALYTSVAEEMGVVLRRTAFSPNIKERRDYSCAVFDRHGRLIAQGDHMPVHLGSMPLSVKAALEAVALQPGDIVILNDPYAGGTHLPDVTMVSAVFGRERRATLRPSATQNRQRLSSSLRTAASLPAGSSAPVLFYVANRAHHSDIGGATPGSMGASSEIFQEGIRIPPVHIARGGQLEHDVLNLILQNVRLPDEREGDLTAQIGAMRVGQARLLEIVERYGFDTADFYADQLIAYTARLMRHTIANIPDGDYSAQDVLDDDGLTTQPIPIRVTISIRGDHATVDFTGSAPQVRGAVNAVEAITVSVVYYVFRCLIDTDVPASAGILEPIQIIAPAGTIVNARPPAPVAGGNVETSQRIADVLFKALSQAMPNKIPAASQGTMNNLSVGGVDHRTGKLFAYYETIAGGMGARPGRDGLHAIHTHMTNSLNTPTEALEYAYPFRVRRYAIRRHSGGRGRWRGGDGIVREIEYLTDARVSLLSDRRVSAPYGLHGGGDGKPGRAIHYHHRRARRLTGKFTIDVQAGDRIRIETPGGGGFGPA; encoded by the coding sequence ATGCGTCCAAGCAATCACCGTTCAAGCAAACGCCGGGCGTTGACAGATCAGGATCGCCAGCCGGACCCGGTCGAGCTGGAAATCTTCAAAGCGCTTTACACCTCGGTGGCTGAAGAGATGGGCGTTGTGCTACGGCGAACGGCCTTCTCGCCCAACATCAAAGAGCGACGCGATTATTCCTGCGCGGTATTTGATCGGCATGGCCGCCTGATTGCGCAGGGAGACCACATGCCGGTTCATCTGGGTTCCATGCCGCTGTCGGTGAAAGCGGCGCTGGAGGCCGTCGCACTGCAGCCGGGTGACATTGTCATTCTCAACGATCCGTATGCGGGCGGTACGCACCTGCCTGATGTGACCATGGTCAGCGCGGTGTTTGGGCGAGAGCGCCGCGCCACACTGCGACCAAGCGCCACGCAAAATAGGCAGCGGCTTTCTTCATCGCTACGGACTGCGGCTTCTCTGCCCGCCGGGTCCTCTGCGCCTGTGTTGTTTTATGTGGCCAATCGCGCTCACCACAGCGACATCGGTGGCGCCACGCCCGGCTCGATGGGCGCCAGCAGCGAAATCTTTCAAGAAGGAATCCGCATCCCGCCGGTGCACATTGCCCGCGGTGGCCAGCTTGAACATGATGTCTTGAATCTGATCTTACAAAACGTTCGGCTGCCCGATGAGCGTGAAGGAGACCTGACCGCCCAAATCGGCGCTATGCGCGTCGGCCAGGCTCGATTGTTGGAAATTGTCGAGCGGTATGGTTTCGATACGGCCGACTTTTACGCTGATCAACTCATTGCTTACACAGCCCGACTGATGCGCCATACGATTGCCAATATCCCAGACGGTGATTACTCAGCTCAGGATGTCCTCGACGATGACGGTTTGACCACTCAACCGATTCCCATTCGGGTCACGATTTCCATTCGCGGCGATCATGCCACTGTTGATTTCACCGGCAGCGCGCCACAAGTGCGGGGTGCAGTCAACGCCGTCGAAGCGATTACGGTTTCGGTTGTCTATTATGTATTCCGTTGCTTGATTGACACGGATGTGCCGGCCAGCGCCGGGATTCTTGAGCCGATTCAGATCATCGCTCCAGCGGGCACCATCGTGAATGCGCGCCCGCCGGCGCCGGTGGCTGGCGGCAACGTGGAGACCTCACAACGCATCGCTGACGTGCTCTTCAAAGCTCTGTCGCAAGCCATGCCGAATAAAATCCCGGCAGCCAGTCAAGGCACGATGAATAACCTCTCAGTGGGCGGCGTTGATCACCGAACCGGCAAGCTGTTTGCCTACTACGAAACGATTGCCGGCGGCATGGGCGCGCGGCCAGGCCGCGACGGCTTGCATGCCATTCACACGCACATGACCAACTCGCTGAACACGCCGACGGAAGCGCTGGAGTACGCCTATCCGTTTCGCGTTCGCCGGTATGCGATCCGGCGTCACTCTGGAGGGCGCGGCCGCTGGCGCGGTGGCGATGGGATTGTGCGGGAGATCGAATACCTCACCGACGCGCGTGTGTCGCTGCTGTCGGACCGGCGCGTCTCCGCGCCTTATGGCTTGCACGGCGGCGGCGACGGCAAGCCGGGCCGCGCCATTCACTACCACCACCGGCGAGCCCGCCGACTCACCGGCAAATTCACCATAGATGTGCAGGCCGGCGACCGCATTCGGATTGAGACGCCGGGCGGCGGCGGCTTTGGCCCCGCTTGA